From one Lotus japonicus ecotype B-129 chromosome 3, LjGifu_v1.2 genomic stretch:
- the LOC130745679 gene encoding GRAS family protein TF80-like has product MVLSPEELVVKNLFFQFYPFLKIAYVISSHAIAKAMKVIHVIDLSASEAAQWIYLMQRLKLKDHQKKPLLLKITGIHEKKEVLEQMAIHLGVAAQELNLHLQFNAIVSSLENLDLERFPVEKGEPLAISSVLQLHSLLATDDSMANCKGKPTYCRNTPLESMNQSTLKEVLGEKMMNQSPDLSLLSFPLCFFTQDGMLSKWPEEAPT; this is encoded by the exons ATGGTGCTATCCCCTGAAGAACTAGTAGTCAAGAATTTATTCTTTCAGTTTTATCCATTTTTGAAGATTGCTTATGTGATCTCAAGTCATGCCATTGCTAAAGCCATGAAAGTGATCCATGTCATTGATCTCAGTGCATCAGAGGCTGCTCAGTGGATTTACCTCATGCAAAGGTTAAAACTAAAAGATCATCAAAAGAAGCCACTACTTCTGAAAATTACAGGCATTCATGAGAAGAAGGAAGTCTTAGAGCAAATGGCCATTCACTTGGGGGTTGCAGCCCAAGAGTTGAATCTCCATCTCCAATTCAATGCTATTGTGAGCTCTTTGGAGAATCTTGACCTTGAAAGATTTCCTGTAGAGAAAGGAGAACCTCTTGCTATCAGCTCAGTGCTTCAGCTTCACTCTCTTCTGGCCACTGATGATTCAATGGCCAACTGCAAAGGCAAACCTACATA CTGCAGGAACACCCCACTGGAATCAATGAATCAGAGCACATTAAAGGAGGTCCTTGGGGAAAAAATGATGAACCAGAGTCCTGATTTATCTCTGTTGTCATTTCCTCTGTGCTTCTTCACCCAAGATGGAATGCTTTCTAAATGGCCTGAGGAAGCTCCAACCTAG